A segment of the Gavia stellata isolate bGavSte3 chromosome 27, bGavSte3.hap2, whole genome shotgun sequence genome:
TGAGGCTGTTTCCCACCGACATCCACACAATTTCTAACCTTCTTCCTAACGAAATGACCCAACGTCTCCTCCTCTTCTCGGGCCTCGCATACAGTAGCTCGCGTGTTAACCAAGTCTAGTGTTCACATCGCAGCAGCCGACAacccctccatcctcctcttGCCAAGACGTTAGTCATGGCTGTGCCGAGGAAGAGGCGAGGATCGAGAGGACACGCGTCCTTAGTATTATCTTCACTAACATGGGGAAGGTGATGAGATGGCAGATTTTAGGGCTTTAACGGAGGTTtgggagatttcttttttagtcATAACAGACTGATGtctctttttccatctctcttccatttcttctcaCTTTGTTTCGTTGCGCTAGcagctttttttccagcaaaaatgtAATACAGATGTTTGCGTCCATCAGTCACGCAAGCTGGAATTTCTAACCGAACCCAGCGGCAATGCTGTGGGTGGCAGATCTTCGGCCAGTCCGAATCTCAGATACCTTCTCTCCAGCCTCAGCCTTCCCTTCAGCCGTGGCCTTACCGCCAGGCACGGTTCAGCAGCTTCACCTGAGCAAGTCTCTTCGTGATCATCGTAGCAAAAACCAGCCCGAAGAGGACGCTGCTTATCAGCACGTAGTCATAGTCGTCTTTCAGGACATCAAACTGCTTCGATGGGTACACTCGGGTCTGGTAGATGTCCAGGCCATATGCAACAACCTAAAGAGATGAGATCATGAGCCGGTAACACAGCTTCCAGCAGAAAACCAGATACATCAAAAATGACTGACTCAGGTCTATAGTTCTgatcaaaagaagaaatgtttaagCGCTGAGCAGCCAGATGATCGGAAGTTGCAGACCTCCCTGCCACAGGCTACGGATTCATGCTGCTCTACCCACAAACTCCACGGCCCTACCTTGAATCCTCCGCCCTGTACTCACCAAACAAGTAGACTCCAGGCCGGAGGGGGCTGTATAAATCCCTCTCATTCGGGATATGGTTTGATTGTAGTTGATAAACCTCTCAGCGTGGATCTGCACATCGGGGGAGTATGGAATCAGGTTCTCTTCtctgaaaggcatttaaagagaaatcaaaatgcAATCAACTAGCACACAAAGGATATCATCCGTGTTTCCTAGTCTGATTCATCACAAGCTGACCTAAACCAGCAAATTTAGCAGCTTTTCCCAGTGCAGATTCATTTTTGCTGCAGGATGAAAATCAAACACACCAGCTGGGTCAGACtacactgcagcagcctcctttTAGGCTtctaaagttttaaaaataagtgtcaTTCTAAAAACTTCAGACAGTTACTCTGCTACTTCTTAGAGTGCAGACaacaagctggttttgctaACGATACAAATTTATTCCATTGTCACAGACTAGGAACAAAGCAACCTCACTTAATTTCATGCAAGAATTGCCCTCAATCTGTCCAGGACAAGTTGTTCTACTTCATACTACCATATTATACACAAATTGGTTATCGCGCTTTCCTTACCTGCTTTGTTCCGTAGGGATCTCTGGGCGGCGAGGATCCAGCAGAGCCTTTGGAAGGGAGAGGATGGCCCCAGAGGGAAGCCCAACTGtgcattaaaagaaattcaTCTTAAAAATGGCTATTTCTGACAGCACTTTCTAACACCTAACATAAATCCTCTCTTGGTGCTTATCCTTGAACTTGGCGGGAGTCCAGCGCAGCCCACAGGCAGGATTTTTGGCAGTAAACTGCATTTTGCTTGGCTTTCAGTGCGAAACCTGGCTCGTGCAGGTAGCGTAAATGCCTTCAGAACAGAGCAGCATGCACTTACTGAGCAAGTGACGGCTGGTGATGCCTCGCTCGGTGATGGTGGCCTCCATGGCACTGATAGCAGATGGGAAGATATAAGATTGCTGGAGGACCTGAGGTAAAATCGGGCGGTCAAGAGAGCTGAAGGCTGTGGCATTGTATTGCTCCGTCCCCTCATACAGCTCCAGCACAGTGAACTCGTTCCGACGTGCCTTCGTGTTCCAGTACTGGTACTGAAACGAGAGAAGATTTTTAGGAATACGGGGCAAGCAGAGTCAATAATACAGAGGTAGCAGGAAATCACAGAGAACGGTCAAAAAGTCTTCTCCATACAGGTTCAGCAACTGCCCCTACCTCCCAAACGTAAAGAACGAGATAAGAATAACTTCTTACCACCACCCAGTTCTCTGAATGGACAATGTGGACAGGTCCCTTCGCTTTCTTCTGTACCGATGAGTGGATGATCCTGCCTGTGACTCCGTCAATCAGATATATGCCAATGAAAGTGCGCTCATGATGCGTATCTGTGCTCTCTGTCACCACAGCAAGCAGGTTTGGATTCAAGGactagagaaaaagaaaaaacaactgagACCCCCAACTTTAGTGCCACAGGCACCTCATTTATCTGCATTTCATCTGGAACTAGGCCTATAATAAACAAAGTATCTTATTAGCACAAATCCCCTGAAGAAATCAGCAGCTATTGCCCCATCATCAGATGTCTGACTGACTTAATTGCTGCATGAAAACATTGTATAAAAGAAATCTCCACCAAAATTAGCATCTTCTGCAGAGGGTTATGGAAACCGATGCATATATAGAAAAAATGGCACCACAGGGCAGTTAATCTCAACGTAGTGCCTAGAAACAGTGCTGAGATCTTCCTGTGAGATAACACATCAACAAAAAGTCCCAGCGGCACCTTATAGAGAACACTGCGGTCTCCCATCACACGGCCCTGGGAGTGCACGTGCTCATTGGACCTCTTCCCTTTCACAGTCACTATCCTCTGTACTTCGGTGGGTATGATCACCTCCCAGCTCTCCTCTGTTGTCAGGTCCTGCAAGAAAAAAGCACGACGTAGGTTTTATCTCGTCCTCAAAAGACACCATCTCCACCAACAAGATGGCAGGCAGGaagctttctctgcttttggattttaaaagtttcttagGCACTTTTTGAGGCTGAACTGTTTCTATTCTGAGCAAAACTCCGTAAAGCAAATGAAGAGATCTACCATTATCCAGAGGACATTTAGGAAAGTGATATCACTTAGACTGTAATGAGTCTCCCATACCTTTTTCAGCCTGAATCCAGAGAGTTTTCCTTGCTCAGCATCAACTAGGTAAAAAAAGATAGAATGGGCTATTTCTTCTAACTGGCGAAGGACATTTTTAGTTGCTGGGAAAGCTGTAACCTGGAAAAGAAGAATTGAAACACAGGTTAGAAACCAactgacacacaaaaaaaacccccaaaaacaacacagaaagaTTATTTCAAACATGTTTATCAGGATAAGGTCTGTCTTACCAGAATAACCTCATAGTTTTGTGTGAAATGTgactcaacaacttttttttttttttttaatcttgctcCAAAAGGGAGGGGAACAATGAACCAGAACATGAAGAAAACTGCCTCCAGGCAAAGCAGTTTACCTTGTACTCATCATCGATCAAGAGTAGTACTTTGGCATAGTCTTGATCCATAATAGGCAGAAGCAAAGTCTGAAGAATTGGACGCCTCAAAACAGGGGGAGCTACTTGACTTCTCTTCCCAAAGATGGGGTTAAAGACATAAAGAAAGCTCATTTTGGTTtcctaaaaaacaaacaagacaaaaaactctttttaaggcagaaaaaagaactGGTTTTCTACCTGTTACTTGCTGGTGTCAACTATTCATACCCTGGATTCAGCTATTCCATCCTCAAAATACTCTGTTTGGACATGCATATACCTTATCCcacatttctttattaaaaccaTACCGTGGCATAACATGGTGTTCATGGCTTTAACTAAATCCTATCTGTCACCTGCTGAAGCAGTCTCAACACATAATAATGTCTCCTCCTCCCTCATATATGGGAGCTAATGGAGATCACACATGACTTATTTCACACGACCAAAGAAACTgcatgaaattatttcttttgtttcaataAAAGGGTTCAAAATGAGCatccttaatttttttaggATTGTGCGTCTGCTTCCCTCCAGCTCTCACTCTCCTCCTGTCCCCACATCAGTGATAACCAGACCTTACCCAAAAAAGATTCTTTCTTCTGCCCTTTCAAAGGGCAGATTTCCATGCTAAGCACATTcaatggaaggatggaggaaaGGGACTCACCTTGTCCTTAACAAGCAAGGTACATTGTGGAGGGTGTGGGAAATGGGCCGTTGTTCTTTGGACCATCAGCTTAAAGGAGGAGCCCGGTCTCACATTCCTGAGATACTGCTTCCACAGGATGGTGCCAGAACTGCTTTCAATACCAAAAAGCTGAGCAGAGAAACACAATAAAGCCAAAGTTTAGAACAACACACTTCTCGCATTCAAGCACTGCATCTTTCTTTGGGATatgacaaagaaagaagagtctTAGTCCCTCTCCAAAGCTACCACAAAACATGCTACGCATCTTCTCACGACGTTGTGCCCAAAGCCTGGCTAAACACAGGGGTGGGAATTCAGAGCTGAGACTCTTTGCTACAGTCTAGAAGATTCCTACCCTGGCTTCCTCACCTTTCCCGAAGCAGTGACCATCACCATCATTTTCTGGAGGTTGAATTCATCTCTGGCCAAATTGTCAATGTTAATCTCATTTTTAATCTGGCTCCGGGGTTTCCTGGCATCATAGAACATCTTCCAAAGATGGGCAGTCCAGGCTTGCAGCAGGATAAGTTGGGAGGACAGCCGCTTCAGAAACATCCCCAGCAAACCATCTGCAAATAGACCAACAGTGATaacaagaggggaaaaacattATGTCCCACTCCGTAATTGAAATTATGGTCTCAGCCAGCAGAAGAAATGCTGCCATGCATGAACCTATGATGATTTTTTGCCTCTGCCTCCCACTCTAGAATAGCAGAGTTATAGTTATCGTTTCTATGACAGACCCTGGCATTTACCAACCTCTTCCCACTTCCCACTGGTATAGCTCATTCCAAAAGACACTCTCATCAACTGAAAGCAAACCTTCTTGCAGAGTACATAATCTCTTCCTTTAtattccttctttctccctAGTGCCCACCTAAAGCTTACCCACCTATATCTCCCTCTGCACTCATTGTCCAGAGCAAGAGAAGCTCTTGgagtaaaaaaatacttaattctgCCCAACCAGGGTTTatatttcttgaaataaatgaaacacCAAACTTCAACTGTATTTCACCACTGAGGAAAGTaagcagagaggagagcaaGTTCCACGCAGAAGCATTAGTCAGAAGTATTAGAAAACACTGCATGCAGTCTGAGGTTACCTTGAATGGCTGCATCCAGGAcagcaagaaaacacaaaacaaagcagaaaaaaaaaaagctattgcaAACAAGTCTTACAGAAAGGGTCAAAGGGAAACTTTAGGAGAAATGGCCAAAATCCCTCCTACCGCTGCTGACTGTTTTTTTGAATATAACAATGTAATACACTCATGTCATCCATGTTTGGCATTGGACTACAAAAGTTTAGACAGAAATGGGTTTATTTCTGCTCATTTTAATTGCCATCAGTAGAAAGTTAAATCCTAACTCTCAgctcagaggaaaaagaaagcaataaatacatttgttgaggaagaaaaacaaactcacAAAGGTAATTCTGTTAAACCTATGGCTTAcctgctttctttccaaattctcCCTCCAACTCGGCCTGTGCACCTGTCAGAGGTAGATCCACCATCTCCAAGCTTACCACTTCTGCTAGTGACTCCTCTCTACTCCATACAACTTTTCCTGGAAAGAAGTAAGAGTAGAATATTGGAAAAATCAACTTAATATCTGGGAAGAGACTCCCTCAATATAGGGGTATCTTTCAGTGGACCTTTCAAATGCAAATCACTGTTcttaatgaaatgcaaaatagtGTATAGCTATCTAATATCATGCAATTAGCTATTTCATGAAAGACGAATACTTTATGCAACTGGAGcaacttttggaaaaaaaccacaagatcAGTAAAAGCAATCTGGTGTTTTAAAAGGGTTACAGTCATTAAGTCTATTTAAAATAAGAGGTACACAGTGTGAACACCAGATTCCTTTTCAGCC
Coding sequences within it:
- the EMC1 gene encoding ER membrane protein complex subunit 1 isoform X2, encoding MAAGLGVLLLLLPALAAAVYEDQVGKFDWRQQYVGKLKFASLEASQGSKKLIVATEKNVVAALNSRSGEILWRHVDKGTPEGAIDAMLIHGQDAITVSNAGRILRSWETNIGGLNWETSLDTGSFQVASLVGLQDIVKYVAVLKKAAISLHYLSNGHQKWVEYLPESESTQYQLLYSHGTGVIHVLGIVPQSHLNVLTFSVEDGEITKQTRVAAPWLQSLNGVCSVVGEAVLVCMDMDTHSLYVCSLETEQEMKQIPLQSLDLEFADGFQPRILATQPNVISASRTQFFLQLSPSHFSLLQYKHGLLSHLRDFQQAALVSFATTGEKTVAAVLTCRSELKPGSSDGLHAESTVEDSRKQETLICSNQTYNINLYLVETGQRLLDTTITFTLEQSGAKPQQLYIQVFLKKDDSVGYRALVQTEDHMLMFLQQPGKVVWSREESLAEVVSLEMVDLPLTGAQAELEGEFGKKAAIQDGLLGMFLKRLSSQLILLQAWTAHLWKMFYDARKPRSQIKNEINIDNLARDEFNLQKMMVMVTASGKLFGIESSSGTILWKQYLRNVRPGSSFKLMVQRTTAHFPHPPQCTLLVKDKETKMSFLYVFNPIFGKRSQVAPPVLRRPILQTLLLPIMDQDYAKVLLLIDDEYKVTAFPATKNVLRQLEEIAHSIFFYLVDAEQGKLSGFRLKKDLTTEESWEVIIPTEVQRIVTVKGKRSNEHVHSQGRVMGDRSVLYKSLNPNLLAVVTESTDTHHERTFIGIYLIDGVTGRIIHSSVQKKAKGPVHIVHSENWVVYQYWNTKARRNEFTVLELYEGTEQYNATAFSSLDRPILPQVLQQSYIFPSAISAMEATITERGITSRHLLIGLPSGAILSLPKALLDPRRPEIPTEQSREENLIPYSPDVQIHAERFINYNQTISRMRGIYTAPSGLESTCLVVAYGLDIYQTRVYPSKQFDVLKDDYDYVLISSVLFGLVFATMITKRLAQVKLLNRAWR
- the EMC1 gene encoding ER membrane protein complex subunit 1 isoform X1, with product MAAGLGVLLLLLPALAAAVYEDQVGKFDWRQQYVGKLKFASLEASQGSKKLIVATEKNVVAALNSRSGEILWRHVDKGTPEGAIDAMLIHGQDAITVSNAGRILRSWETNIGGLNWETSLDTGSFQVASLVGLQDIVKYVAVLKKAAISLHYLSNGHQKWVEYLPESESTQYQLLYSHGTGVIHVLGIVPQSHLNVLTFSVEDGEITKQTRVAAPWLQSLNGVCSVVGEAVLVCMDMDTHSLYVCSLETEQEMKQIPLQSLDLEFADGFQPRILATQPNVISASRTQFFLQLSPSHFSLLQYKHGLLSHLRDFQQAALVSFATTGEKTVAAVLTCRSELKPGSSDGLHAESTVEDSRKQETLICSNQTYNINLYLVETGQRLLDTTITFTLEQSGAKPQQLYIQVFLKKDDSVGYRALVQTEDHMLMFLQQPGKVVWSREESLAEVVSLEMVDLPLTGAQAELEGEFGKKADGLLGMFLKRLSSQLILLQAWTAHLWKMFYDARKPRSQIKNEINIDNLARDEFNLQKMMVMVTASGKLFGIESSSGTILWKQYLRNVRPGSSFKLMVQRTTAHFPHPPQCTLLVKDKETKMSFLYVFNPIFGKRSQVAPPVLRRPILQTLLLPIMDQDYAKVLLLIDDEYKVTAFPATKNVLRQLEEIAHSIFFYLVDAEQGKLSGFRLKKDLTTEESWEVIIPTEVQRIVTVKGKRSNEHVHSQGRVMGDRSVLYKSLNPNLLAVVTESTDTHHERTFIGIYLIDGVTGRIIHSSVQKKAKGPVHIVHSENWVVYQYWNTKARRNEFTVLELYEGTEQYNATAFSSLDRPILPQVLQQSYIFPSAISAMEATITERGITSRHLLIGLPSGAILSLPKALLDPRRPEIPTEQSREENLIPYSPDVQIHAERFINYNQTISRMRGIYTAPSGLESTCLVVAYGLDIYQTRVYPSKQFDVLKDDYDYVLISSVLFGLVFATMITKRLAQVKLLNRAWR